The proteins below come from a single Oscillospiraceae bacterium genomic window:
- the dnaJ gene encoding molecular chaperone DnaJ: MAEKRDYYEVLGIGKNATDAEIKSAYRKLAKKYHPDLNPGDKDAEEKFKEVNEANDVLSDPDKRKRYDQFGFAGVDPNYGAGQPGGGFGGGFGGAGGVDLGDIFGDLFGGGGFGGFGGFGGSSRSNPNAPRKGHDIQANVILTFEEAAHGCAKKVTLNRQQTCPDCNGNGCAPGTSPETCTECGGRGYVVTQQRTPFGVMQSQQPCPHCGGRGTIIKNPCKTCRGTGKTSARKTLEVKVPAGIDDDQNIALRGQGDAGTNGGPAGDVIVHVTVKPDAVFERDGYDVYVRVPITYSQAVLGAEIEVPTVDGKVAQRIPEGTQSGTKFRLRGQGIQYLNGRGRGDQYVIVDVEIPKKLNRTQREALKAFEDSLKDENYEKRKNFFKNLKDRFMS; encoded by the coding sequence ATGGCAGAAAAACGAGATTACTACGAGGTGCTGGGGATCGGCAAAAACGCCACCGATGCCGAGATCAAAAGCGCCTACCGCAAGCTGGCCAAAAAGTACCACCCGGATCTAAACCCCGGCGATAAGGATGCCGAGGAAAAGTTCAAGGAGGTCAACGAGGCCAACGATGTTCTTTCCGACCCGGACAAGCGCAAGCGCTATGACCAGTTCGGTTTCGCTGGGGTCGATCCCAACTATGGGGCCGGCCAGCCCGGCGGCGGCTTCGGTGGCGGCTTTGGCGGCGCAGGCGGTGTGGACCTGGGCGACATCTTCGGCGATCTGTTCGGCGGCGGTGGTTTCGGCGGGTTCGGCGGCTTTGGCGGCTCGTCCCGCAGCAACCCCAACGCACCGCGCAAGGGCCATGACATTCAGGCCAATGTCATCCTGACCTTTGAGGAGGCAGCCCATGGCTGCGCCAAAAAGGTCACGCTGAACCGGCAGCAGACCTGCCCGGACTGCAACGGTAACGGCTGCGCCCCCGGCACCAGCCCGGAGACCTGCACCGAATGCGGTGGCCGCGGCTATGTCGTGACCCAGCAGCGCACGCCGTTCGGCGTGATGCAGAGCCAGCAGCCCTGCCCGCACTGCGGCGGCCGCGGCACCATCATCAAGAACCCCTGCAAGACCTGCCGCGGCACCGGCAAGACCAGTGCCCGCAAGACGCTGGAGGTCAAGGTGCCCGCAGGCATTGACGATGACCAGAACATTGCACTGCGCGGTCAGGGCGATGCAGGCACCAACGGCGGTCCTGCCGGTGATGTGATCGTCCATGTGACGGTCAAGCCCGATGCCGTGTTTGAGCGCGACGGCTATGATGTGTATGTCCGCGTGCCCATTACCTATTCTCAGGCTGTGCTGGGCGCCGAGATCGAGGTGCCCACCGTGGACGGCAAGGTCGCACAGCGCATCCCCGAGGGCACCCAGAGCGGCACCAAGTTCCGCCTGCGCGGTCAGGGCATTCAGTATCTGAACGGCCGTGGCCGCGGTGACCAGTATGTCATCGTGGATGTGGAAATTCCCAAAAAGCTGAACCGCACCCAGCGCGAAGCCCTGAAGGCATTTGAGGACAGCCTGAAGGACGAGAACTATGAGAAGCGCAAGAACTTCTTCAAAAACCTGAAGGATCGGTTCATGTCCTAA
- a CDS encoding nucleotide exchange factor GrpE, whose amino-acid sequence MSHEKETKQTPAAETKAPETEAKAPEQETPKAEKPEEKHEGKHHHETAALQAKLDEAEKKNEELKNQLLRTAAEYDNYRKRSQREADQKFNDGVSHAVTQILGILDTLDMAANAACADENYKKGVTMTLDKAAKALEALHITEIEALNQPFDPNLMNAVSQAPAADGQESGSVVQVFQKGYKIGDKIIRHAMVVVAE is encoded by the coding sequence ATGAGCCACGAAAAAGAAACCAAGCAGACGCCCGCCGCAGAGACCAAGGCGCCTGAGACCGAGGCCAAGGCCCCTGAGCAGGAGACCCCCAAGGCCGAGAAGCCCGAGGAAAAGCACGAGGGTAAGCATCACCACGAGACAGCGGCCTTGCAGGCTAAGCTGGACGAGGCGGAGAAAAAGAACGAGGAGCTGAAGAACCAGCTGCTGCGCACCGCCGCCGAGTATGATAACTACCGCAAGCGTAGCCAGCGCGAGGCCGACCAGAAATTCAATGACGGTGTGTCCCACGCCGTGACCCAGATCTTGGGTATTTTGGATACGCTGGATATGGCCGCCAACGCCGCCTGTGCCGATGAAAATTATAAGAAGGGCGTCACGATGACGCTCGACAAGGCCGCCAAGGCGCTGGAGGCGCTGCACATCACCGAGATCGAAGCGCTGAACCAGCCGTTTGACCCCAACCTCATGAACGCCGTTTCGCAGGCCCCCGCCGCTGACGGGCAGGAGAGCGGCAGCGTTGTGCAGGTTTTCCAGAAGGGCTACAAGATCGGTGACAAGATCATCCGCCACGCAATGGTCGTTGTCGCAGAATAA
- the dnaK gene encoding molecular chaperone DnaK has translation MSKIIGIDLGTTNSCVAVMEGGEPVVIANAEGARTTPSVVGFTKTGERLVGQVAKRQAITNPENTISSIKRKMGTAEKVHAGGKDYTPEEISAMILSKLKADAEAYLGEPVTEAVITVPAYFNDSQRQATKNAGTIAGLNVKRIINEPTAASLAYGIDKEADQKIMVYDLGGGTFDVSIIEMGDGVTEVLATNGDTHLGGDDFDERIINWMAEDFQRENNIDLRKDKMAAQRLKEAAEKAKIELSSATTTNINLPFITADANGPKHLDMTLTRAKFNELTADLVERTMTPVRKALADAGLKASDLAKVLMVGGSTRIPAVYDAVKKELGCEPFKGINPDECVAVGASIQGGVLQGDVKGLLLLDVTPLSLGIETLGGVCTKIIDRNTTIPTKKSQIFSTAADNQPSVEVNVLQGEREFARDNKSLGTFHLDGIAPAPRGVPQIEVTFDIDANGIVHVSAKDLGTGKEQSITITASTNMSKDDIDKAVKDAEQYAAEDKKRREEVDVRNNADQMVFQTEKALGEFGDKVSAEEKSEVETKLSALKEALKSGSIDDIKAKQDDLQKAFYAISEKVYQQAAQAQGQQPGAQPGPDAGAQPKDDGAVDADFHEV, from the coding sequence ATGAGTAAGATTATCGGTATTGACCTTGGTACTACCAATAGCTGCGTCGCTGTCATGGAAGGCGGCGAGCCCGTTGTCATCGCGAACGCCGAGGGCGCCCGCACCACCCCGTCTGTCGTCGGCTTCACCAAGACCGGCGAGCGTCTGGTCGGTCAGGTCGCAAAGCGTCAGGCCATCACCAACCCCGAGAATACCATCTCCTCTATCAAGCGTAAGATGGGCACCGCCGAGAAGGTTCACGCCGGCGGCAAGGACTACACCCCCGAGGAGATCAGTGCTATGATCCTGAGCAAGCTGAAGGCTGACGCCGAGGCTTATCTGGGCGAGCCTGTCACCGAGGCCGTCATCACCGTCCCTGCATACTTCAACGACAGCCAGCGTCAGGCCACCAAGAACGCAGGCACCATTGCCGGCCTGAATGTAAAGCGTATCATCAACGAGCCTACGGCCGCTTCTCTGGCCTACGGCATTGATAAGGAAGCCGACCAGAAGATCATGGTCTACGACTTGGGCGGCGGCACCTTCGATGTCTCCATCATCGAGATGGGCGACGGCGTTACCGAGGTTCTGGCCACCAACGGTGATACCCATCTGGGCGGCGATGACTTCGATGAGCGCATCATCAACTGGATGGCTGAGGACTTCCAGCGCGAGAACAACATCGACCTGCGCAAGGATAAGATGGCTGCCCAGCGCCTGAAGGAGGCCGCTGAGAAGGCTAAGATCGAGCTGTCCAGCGCCACCACCACCAACATCAACCTGCCGTTCATCACGGCTGACGCCAACGGCCCCAAGCATCTGGATATGACCCTGACCCGCGCAAAGTTCAATGAGCTGACCGCTGATCTGGTCGAGCGCACGATGACCCCCGTCCGCAAGGCTCTGGCTGATGCCGGCCTGAAGGCCTCCGACCTCGCCAAGGTGCTGATGGTCGGCGGCTCCACCCGTATCCCCGCCGTCTATGACGCTGTCAAGAAGGAGCTGGGCTGCGAGCCGTTCAAGGGCATCAACCCCGATGAGTGCGTTGCTGTCGGCGCTTCCATTCAGGGCGGCGTTCTGCAGGGCGATGTCAAGGGCCTGCTGCTGCTGGATGTCACCCCGCTGAGCCTCGGCATCGAGACGCTGGGCGGTGTCTGCACCAAGATCATCGACCGCAACACCACCATCCCCACCAAGAAGAGCCAGATCTTCTCCACCGCTGCGGACAACCAGCCCAGCGTTGAGGTCAATGTCCTGCAGGGCGAGCGTGAGTTTGCCCGCGACAACAAGAGCCTCGGAACCTTCCATCTGGACGGCATCGCTCCGGCTCCCCGCGGTGTGCCTCAGATCGAAGTCACCTTCGATATTGATGCCAACGGCATCGTGCATGTAAGCGCAAAGGATCTGGGCACCGGCAAGGAGCAGAGCATCACGATCACTGCCTCCACCAACATGAGCAAGGACGACATCGACAAGGCTGTCAAGGACGCCGAGCAGTATGCCGCCGAGGATAAGAAGCGCCGCGAGGAAGTCGATGTGCGCAACAACGCCGACCAGATGGTCTTCCAGACCGAGAAGGCGCTGGGCGAGTTTGGCGACAAGGTCTCCGCTGAGGAGAAGAGCGAGGTCGAGACCAAGCTCTCCGCCCTGAAGGAAGCCCTGAAGTCAGGCAGCATTGACGACATCAAGGCAAAGCAGGATGACCTGCAGAAGGCTTTCTACGCCATCAGCGAGAAGGTCTACCAGCAGGCCGCTCAGGCACAGGGCCAGCAGCCCGGTGCACAGCCCGGCCCCGACGCCGGCGCACAGCCCAAGGATGACGGCGCCGTTGACGCCGACTTCCACGAGGTCTAA